In one window of Bemisia tabaci chromosome 4, PGI_BMITA_v3 DNA:
- the LOC109031461 gene encoding lachesin isoform X2 gives MACVVENLQKYKVAWVKVKTQTILSIHHDVITQNERIHISYNDHRSWYLHIRNVNEADRGWYMCQINTTPMLNQKGFLQVVVSPRIIAEESSAGDIITREKTDVILKCRAGGYPEPYIMWRREDGKDINYNGVMVNVVDGEDLHLMKVSRLHMGVYLCIAANGVPPPVNRRVSLTVHFPPMLTIPYQLEAAYLGKTVTLECLTEAFPPSLNYWTTERGDMILSGDGFEDNRTQTEYACHMKLTILHVTAAHYGNYRCVAVNALGETDGVIKLYEIDSPKEAVAVFTMDEHHDSHKNDKYRSTTNNRISDSFNYEDYYLWQSQGGKNQSKSKEDSKKSNGAACTVPHFCYLPLLYSILRFVFSYVFTIK, from the exons GTGGCGTGGGTTAAAGTTAAAACGCAAACCATTCTATCAATCCATCATGATGTTATCACACAAAACGAACGAATACACATATCATATAACGACCATCGCTCGTGGTACCTACACATTCGAAATGTCAACGAGGCTGACAGAGGATGGTACATGTGCCAGATAAACACAACACCAATGCTTAATCAAAAAGGATTTCTTCAAGTCGTTG tttccccaCGGATCATAGCTGAGGAATCAAGTGCAGGAGACATCATCACGAGAGAAAAAACAGACGTGATACTGAAATGCCGTGCTGGAGGCTACCCGGAGCCTTACATAATGTGGAGGCGAGAAGACGGTAAAGACATCAATTACAACGGTGTCATGG TGAATGTTGTAGATGGAGAGGATCTGCATCTAATGAAAGTTTCGAGATTACACATGGGTGTGTATTTATGTATAGCAGCCAATGGTGTTCCGCCGCCAGTGAATAGGAGAGTTTCTTTAACAGTTCATT TTCCTCCTATGTTAACGATTCCTTACCAGCTTGAGGCTGCTTACCTGGGTAAAACTGTGACACTTGAGTGCCTAACTGAAGCCTTCCCTCCGTCGCTAAACTACTGGACAACCGAGAGGGGTGATATGATTTTATCGG GTGATGGGTTTGAGGATAACAGAACGCAAACTGAGTACGCATGTCACATGAAGCTCACAATCCTCCATGTCACGGCTGCTCACTATGGAAACTATAGATGTGTTGCCGTAAACGCCCTTGGCGAAACCGATGGAGTTATCAAGCTATATG AAATAGATTCTCCAAAAGAGGCTGTAGCCGTATTCACAATGGATGAACACCACGATAGTCATAAAAATG ATAAATACCGCTCTACCACAAATAATAGAATATCCGATAGCTTCAATTATGAAGATTATTACCTGTGGCAATCTCAAG GTGGTAAAAATCAAAGCAAATCAAAGGAGGActccaaaaaatcaaatggaGCTGCGTGTACTGTTCCACACTTTTGTTACCTCCCACTACTCTATTCAATACTCCGATTTGTATTTAGCTACGTTTTtactataaaataa